CGGCATCAAAGCGCACGGTGGTGGATGGAATCCCGGCCATGCCGACGGCGGGCCATGGCTCACCCGACAACGTCGTCCAGTGCTCCGCCGCGACCTGGCATAACCACACCCCCTGGGCACTGCGGACCGTGACCAATGCGGCATCCACCCAGGCGCTGCCCGAACACCAGGGCTTGTCCCCGCGCAGCCTGCCCTCGGCGTCGATGCGGAGGGTGCTGGCCGGGCCCTCTGCCGCCCACACCGCCAGCAATCTGCCTTCAGCAGCCGACGGTGCCTTCAACTCGGCCATGATCGCCTGCGCGTCGTAGTGTGCCTCCAGCACCTTGGCCAGGCAGAGATCTTCGCCCCCCAAGGCCGCAAGCGCCCTCCAACGATCCAGGGTCTGCCCGCATCCCGGTAATGGCAGTTCAGGCTGCTGGACGAGTACCTGCCGGGCGCGATTGATCAACGATGATGGCGGCGTCACATCCTGCATGAGGGCTTCTGCAATGAAGACATGTCATGAACGTAGGCGGCCGGCGGTCACATCACTGTCTTGGAGGTGTGGCGGGCACATGAATGCCCTGCGCAGTGATCCTCACGCACCTGCCCCACGCCGTCGCTGCCTCACGCGCAGGCACTGCTGCAATTCCCACAGCCATGGCAGCACCACCAGTACCAGCGCCGGCAACAGCACAAGCCACCAGGCCTCAAGCGCCGCGGGATCCACGCCCAGCGACCACCGCGGCTGCACGTGCCAGCCGACCCAGCCCAGCAGAACCCAAGGCGCGGCATCGAGCACGCTGTGCACGTGCTGCTCCGCTGGACTGATACGCCGGCGACCATCCGCGCTGACGGTGTCGAAATAGCCGGTGATCGCGTGTGCGATGACCAGAAGCGCCAGGAGCGCGAGGAGTGACCGGGTATTCTCCAGCAGGAGCCAGGCCAGCACGCCACTGCCAATCAGCAGTAGCTGCAGCCCGTGCAGTGCACTTTCCCGCAACGCAGAGGTGTGCGGCAGGTCGGTACGCCGGTGGAAGTGGAAGTCGAGCCAACCGGCGGCCAACCAGAGCGCATAGATACATGCGATGAGGATCGCGCTCATGGCGGCATGCTCAGGGTGTCAATACGATCTTTCGGCAGTCGTCGTCCTTGGCGTCAAACATCGCGTAGCCCTGCGCCGCATCGGCCAGTCGCATCCTGTGCGAGATGATGTCACCCGGGTCCAGCTTTCCTTCCATGATTGCGTCGAGCAGTTCCGGCATCAGTCCCTGCACATGGGTCTGCCCCATCTTGAACGTCAGCCCCTTGTCGAACGCGTCACCCAGCAGGAAGCCATGGATGAAGCCGGCGTAGACGCCTGGGATGCTGACCACACCGCCGCGGCGCGCTGCCGCGATGCACTGCCGGATCGCCACGCCGCTGCTGCCTTCCAGTTTCACGGCGGTCAATGCTGACTCCAGCGCACTACCCTCGGCCTCGAAGCCTACCGCCTCGATGCAGGCGTCCACGCCCCGCCCGCTGGTCTGGGCAAGGATGTAGTCAGCAGGGTCTTCGATCTCGTTGAAATCGATGGGGGTCACCCCGTAGGCCCGGCGCGCATAATCAAGGCGGTACCGAAGATGATCGATCATGAAGATGGTCTCGGCCCCCAGCAGGCGGCAGCAGGCCGCGCTCATCAGCCCGACCGGGCCCGCGCCGAAGATGGCCACCGTTGAGCCCGGCTTCACCCCTGCGTTCAGCGCGGCCTGGTAGCCGGTGG
This portion of the Stenotrophomonas sp. WZN-1 genome encodes:
- a CDS encoding acyl-CoA dehydrogenase; translation: MQDVTPPSSLINRARQVLVQQPELPLPGCGQTLDRWRALAALGGEDLCLAKVLEAHYDAQAIMAELKAPSAAEGRLLAVWAAEGPASTLRIDAEGRLRGDKPWCSGSAWVDAALVTVRSAQGVWLCQVAAEHWTTLSGEPWPAVGMAGIPSTTVRFDAAPMVILGARDDYLQRPGFWHGGAGIAAVWFGAAVALAERMRSACTEGNRARLLGEVDLALAPAAALLRELAARIDAEPESAHREDVVRVRCVVERAATRVLDLAGRALGPAPMCLEDAHAQRCADLTVFLRQNHADRDWEWLGGQRAAQEATWAL
- a CDS encoding zinc-dependent alcohol dehydrogenase; this encodes MQALTYHGRKDVRVETVPDPVLAADDDLILRVTATAICGSDLHLYRGKIPDLHDGDVLGHEFMGVVEEVGSGVTQVKPGDRVVIPFVIACGECFHCRLAEYAACETTNTGKGAALNQKGLLPPAALFGYSHLYGGVAGGQAEFVRVPKANVGPLRIPEGVADEQVLFLSDILPTGYQAALNAGVKPGSTVAIFGAGPVGLMSAACCRLLGAETIFMIDHLRYRLDYARRAYGVTPIDFNEIEDPADYILAQTSGRGVDACIEAVGFEAEGSALESALTAVKLEGSSGVAIRQCIAAARRGGVVSIPGVYAGFIHGFLLGDAFDKGLTFKMGQTHVQGLMPELLDAIMEGKLDPGDIISHRMRLADAAQGYAMFDAKDDDCRKIVLTP